The following proteins come from a genomic window of Crassostrea angulata isolate pt1a10 chromosome 1, ASM2561291v2, whole genome shotgun sequence:
- the LOC128162470 gene encoding protein CDV3 homolog isoform X2 — MAESSLDDFFAKKDKSKKKSKSKITPGDILSQQEKELGSKKKKKKNKENESTQSSGSGAEGAPKKEDEEWVDFEQETEKDYTGLRIQNLQINKDKSDQEDEGNDNENDDECDENGERREGAQGPWNVSQGQPSQSQQQQQQPQPQQPVPQAAAATPSAEESKSDTTPAKPGKYVPPSMRAGMGGSASSSDSPGSARPTPRRKKTAPNVNSEEDFPTLGGGPTPAELSELSGSSFNKVQSGGKHVDDPSKAQQSLTLGNKFSALQD; from the exons ATGGCAGAGTCAAGTCTTGACGATTTTTTCGCTAAGAAAGACAAGagtaaaaagaaaagtaaatcCAAAATCACGCCTGGTGACATTTTGTCACAGCAGGAAAAGGAATTGGGGtcgaagaaaaagaaaaagaagaataaagaaaatgaatcgACACAATCTTCTGGCTCAGGGGCCGAGGGTGCACCGAAAAAG GAAGATGAAGAATGGGTTGATTTTGAGCAAGAAACAGAGAAAGACTACACAGGATTAAGGATTCAAAACCTGCAGATTAA TAAAGATAAATCAGACCAAGAAGATGAGggaaatgataatgaaaatgatGATGAATGTGATGAGAATGGGGAAAGACGAGAAGGTGCTCAGGGTCCCTGGAATGTAAGCCAGGGACAGCCTTCTCAAAGCCAACAACAGCAACAGCAACCCCAACCACAGCAACCTGTGCCACAGGCTGCAG CTGCTACTCCAAGTGCAGAGGAAAGCAAATCAGACACAACTCCAGCTAAACCAGGAAAGTATGTCCCTCCGTCAATGAGGGCAGGCATGGGTGGCAGCGCCAGTTCTAGCGATTCTCCAGGATCTGCCAGGCCGACACCGCGGAGAAAGAAGACAGCTCCCAATGTAAACAGCGAGGAGGACTTCCCCACACTGGGAGGGGGACCTACACCAGCGGAGCTAAG cGAATTAAGTGGATCATCCTTCAATAAAGTACAGTCTGGTGGAAAACATGTGGATGATCCCAGCAAAGCCCAGCAGTCCTTAACCTTAGGAAACAAATTCTCGGCTCTACAGGACTAG
- the LOC128162470 gene encoding protein CDV3 homolog isoform X1, whose protein sequence is MAESSLDDFFAKKDKSKKKSKSKITPGDILSQQEKELGSKKKKKKNKENESTQSSGSGAEGAPKKVEEDEEWVDFEQETEKDYTGLRIQNLQINKDKSDQEDEGNDNENDDECDENGERREGAQGPWNVSQGQPSQSQQQQQQPQPQQPVPQAAAATPSAEESKSDTTPAKPGKYVPPSMRAGMGGSASSSDSPGSARPTPRRKKTAPNVNSEEDFPTLGGGPTPAELSELSGSSFNKVQSGGKHVDDPSKAQQSLTLGNKFSALQD, encoded by the exons ATGGCAGAGTCAAGTCTTGACGATTTTTTCGCTAAGAAAGACAAGagtaaaaagaaaagtaaatcCAAAATCACGCCTGGTGACATTTTGTCACAGCAGGAAAAGGAATTGGGGtcgaagaaaaagaaaaagaagaataaagaaaatgaatcgACACAATCTTCTGGCTCAGGGGCCGAGGGTGCACCGAAAAAGGTAGAG GAAGATGAAGAATGGGTTGATTTTGAGCAAGAAACAGAGAAAGACTACACAGGATTAAGGATTCAAAACCTGCAGATTAA TAAAGATAAATCAGACCAAGAAGATGAGggaaatgataatgaaaatgatGATGAATGTGATGAGAATGGGGAAAGACGAGAAGGTGCTCAGGGTCCCTGGAATGTAAGCCAGGGACAGCCTTCTCAAAGCCAACAACAGCAACAGCAACCCCAACCACAGCAACCTGTGCCACAGGCTGCAG CTGCTACTCCAAGTGCAGAGGAAAGCAAATCAGACACAACTCCAGCTAAACCAGGAAAGTATGTCCCTCCGTCAATGAGGGCAGGCATGGGTGGCAGCGCCAGTTCTAGCGATTCTCCAGGATCTGCCAGGCCGACACCGCGGAGAAAGAAGACAGCTCCCAATGTAAACAGCGAGGAGGACTTCCCCACACTGGGAGGGGGACCTACACCAGCGGAGCTAAG cGAATTAAGTGGATCATCCTTCAATAAAGTACAGTCTGGTGGAAAACATGTGGATGATCCCAGCAAAGCCCAGCAGTCCTTAACCTTAGGAAACAAATTCTCGGCTCTACAGGACTAG
- the LOC128182069 gene encoding putative malate dehydrogenase 1B isoform X2, giving the protein MAKIVIAGKSDCPYYARSELLGDKLVKNLPDFQLHKIVIKPEEWDKWLKETCSSREWSHNKSPLVWRELIDRGGKGVLIGGANEFQEYAFGYYGVQSTQVSDDMRKMAEENKAYKIEEDKEEEAIKALSHPLNVCITNASNQVCYNLINAMARGDIFGETTEISLHLLDDKANMESLEGLRMEAMDLAHGLLREIIVTSDVSKAFQGCDAIIVMDDLVQKEKESRDDFVKRSVEHHVKYAKVINEKAKKEVKVLLTGTGPTNLNIYMMIQNAPNIPKQNIVGLSRTLENNAKSVVGEKLNVNPSGVVDLIVWGNINGGTYIDLSKCRVHGYDGAIWGPPSFSLPAVEMIWDKKWMENEFTELVKSRHQKSEELMKHSASMSRAAAIETTMAHWWNGTPEGQIFSLVVASEGWYEVPEELVCSFPVTISPKGNWCVVQDINQTSEVKEKIKEAVKDIIADKNVIFPPPKPPTPPPSEVTVTIVDPKDQQEKKDGEKATDSDSNTEAKLATIIEEKTADSLHLQNQEKTPADTQEAKPE; this is encoded by the exons ATGGCGAAAATTGTGATTGCAG GAAAATCTGATTGTCCATACTATGCCAGATCAGAGCTTTTAGGTGATAAGCTAGTGAAGAATCTACCAGACTTTCAACTCcataaaattgttattaaacCAGAAGAATGGGAT aaatgGCTAAAAGAGACCTGCAGTTCAAGAGAATGGAGTCACAATAAGTCCCCCTTGGTATGGAGAGAACTGATTGATCGTGGTGGAAAAGGGGTCCTCATAGGAGGTGCCAATGAATTTCAAGAATATGCCTTTGGATACTATGGCGTTCAATCCACACAGGTCAGTGATGACATGCGAAAAATGGCAGAAGAGAATAAAGCATATAAAATTGAAGAGGACAAGGAAGAGGAAGCAATCAAGGCTCTCAGCCATCCCCTGAATGTTTGTATCACAAATGCTTCAAACCAAGTCTGTTACAACCTGATCAATGCCATGGCAAGGGGCGACATCTTCGGGGAAACAACTGAGATTTCTCTGCACCTCTTGGATGACAAGGCTAACATGGAATCATTAGAAGGGCTTAGAATGGAAGCCATGGACTTAGCACACGGACTTCTCCGGGAAATTATTGTGACCTCAGATGTTTCAAAAGCTTTTCAAGGATGTGATGCAATTATTGTGATGGATGACTTGGTtcagaaagagaaagagagcaGAGATGATTTCGTTAAACGGTCAGTGGAACACCATGTAAAATATGCCAAGGTCATAAATGAAAAGGCCAAAAAAGAGGTCAAGGTCCTTCTCACAGGAACTGGTCCAACAAATCTAAATATCTACATGATGATTCAAAATGCTCCCAACATTCCCAAGCAAAACATTGTAGGACTTTCACGCACATTAGAAAACAATGCAAAGTCTGTGGTAGGAGAGAAATTAAATGTGAATCCCAGTGGAGTGGTGGATCTCATAGTTTGGGGCAACATCAATGGTGGTACCTACATTGACCTTTCTAAGTGCCGAGTGCATGGATATGATGGTGCCATCTGGGGACCACCCTCTTTCTCACTTCCAGCTGTTGAAATGATCTGGGATAAAAAATGGATGGAAAATGAATTTACTG AACTTGTGAAGAGCCGCCATCAGAAATCTGAGGAGTTGATGAAACACTCTGCTAGTATGTCCAGAGCTGCTGCTATAGAAACCACAATGGCTCACTGGTGGAATGGCACTCCAGAGGGTCAAATATTTTCTCTTGTTGTGGCATCAGAAG GTTGGTATGAAGTCCCAGAAGAACTAGTTTGTTCTTTCCCAGTGACCATCAGTCCCAAAGGAAACTGGTGTGTTGTACAGGACATCAATCAGACAAGTGAGGTCAAGGAGAAAATCAAAGAGGCTGTCAAG GACATCATTGCGGACAAAAATGTGATATTCCCACCCCCCAAACCACCAACCCCACCACCGAGTGAGGTCACGGTCACTATTGTGGATCCCAAAGACCAACAGGAAAAGAAAGATGGAG AAAAAGCTACAGACAGTGATTCCAACACAGAAGCCAAGCTAGCCACAATTATCGAGGAGAAAACGGCAGATTCTCTTCATCTCCAAAACCAAGAAAAGACACCAGCAGATACTCAAGAAGCCAAGCCAGAGTAG
- the LOC128182069 gene encoding putative malate dehydrogenase 1B isoform X1 — MSYSFLLSLGKSDCPYYARSELLGDKLVKNLPDFQLHKIVIKPEEWDKWLKETCSSREWSHNKSPLVWRELIDRGGKGVLIGGANEFQEYAFGYYGVQSTQVSDDMRKMAEENKAYKIEEDKEEEAIKALSHPLNVCITNASNQVCYNLINAMARGDIFGETTEISLHLLDDKANMESLEGLRMEAMDLAHGLLREIIVTSDVSKAFQGCDAIIVMDDLVQKEKESRDDFVKRSVEHHVKYAKVINEKAKKEVKVLLTGTGPTNLNIYMMIQNAPNIPKQNIVGLSRTLENNAKSVVGEKLNVNPSGVVDLIVWGNINGGTYIDLSKCRVHGYDGAIWGPPSFSLPAVEMIWDKKWMENEFTELVKSRHQKSEELMKHSASMSRAAAIETTMAHWWNGTPEGQIFSLVVASEGWYEVPEELVCSFPVTISPKGNWCVVQDINQTSEVKEKIKEAVKDIIADKNVIFPPPKPPTPPPSEVTVTIVDPKDQQEKKDGEKATDSDSNTEAKLATIIEEKTADSLHLQNQEKTPADTQEAKPE; from the exons atgtcttattcttttcttttatcaCTAGGAAAATCTGATTGTCCATACTATGCCAGATCAGAGCTTTTAGGTGATAAGCTAGTGAAGAATCTACCAGACTTTCAACTCcataaaattgttattaaacCAGAAGAATGGGAT aaatgGCTAAAAGAGACCTGCAGTTCAAGAGAATGGAGTCACAATAAGTCCCCCTTGGTATGGAGAGAACTGATTGATCGTGGTGGAAAAGGGGTCCTCATAGGAGGTGCCAATGAATTTCAAGAATATGCCTTTGGATACTATGGCGTTCAATCCACACAGGTCAGTGATGACATGCGAAAAATGGCAGAAGAGAATAAAGCATATAAAATTGAAGAGGACAAGGAAGAGGAAGCAATCAAGGCTCTCAGCCATCCCCTGAATGTTTGTATCACAAATGCTTCAAACCAAGTCTGTTACAACCTGATCAATGCCATGGCAAGGGGCGACATCTTCGGGGAAACAACTGAGATTTCTCTGCACCTCTTGGATGACAAGGCTAACATGGAATCATTAGAAGGGCTTAGAATGGAAGCCATGGACTTAGCACACGGACTTCTCCGGGAAATTATTGTGACCTCAGATGTTTCAAAAGCTTTTCAAGGATGTGATGCAATTATTGTGATGGATGACTTGGTtcagaaagagaaagagagcaGAGATGATTTCGTTAAACGGTCAGTGGAACACCATGTAAAATATGCCAAGGTCATAAATGAAAAGGCCAAAAAAGAGGTCAAGGTCCTTCTCACAGGAACTGGTCCAACAAATCTAAATATCTACATGATGATTCAAAATGCTCCCAACATTCCCAAGCAAAACATTGTAGGACTTTCACGCACATTAGAAAACAATGCAAAGTCTGTGGTAGGAGAGAAATTAAATGTGAATCCCAGTGGAGTGGTGGATCTCATAGTTTGGGGCAACATCAATGGTGGTACCTACATTGACCTTTCTAAGTGCCGAGTGCATGGATATGATGGTGCCATCTGGGGACCACCCTCTTTCTCACTTCCAGCTGTTGAAATGATCTGGGATAAAAAATGGATGGAAAATGAATTTACTG AACTTGTGAAGAGCCGCCATCAGAAATCTGAGGAGTTGATGAAACACTCTGCTAGTATGTCCAGAGCTGCTGCTATAGAAACCACAATGGCTCACTGGTGGAATGGCACTCCAGAGGGTCAAATATTTTCTCTTGTTGTGGCATCAGAAG GTTGGTATGAAGTCCCAGAAGAACTAGTTTGTTCTTTCCCAGTGACCATCAGTCCCAAAGGAAACTGGTGTGTTGTACAGGACATCAATCAGACAAGTGAGGTCAAGGAGAAAATCAAAGAGGCTGTCAAG GACATCATTGCGGACAAAAATGTGATATTCCCACCCCCCAAACCACCAACCCCACCACCGAGTGAGGTCACGGTCACTATTGTGGATCCCAAAGACCAACAGGAAAAGAAAGATGGAG AAAAAGCTACAGACAGTGATTCCAACACAGAAGCCAAGCTAGCCACAATTATCGAGGAGAAAACGGCAGATTCTCTTCATCTCCAAAACCAAGAAAAGACACCAGCAGATACTCAAGAAGCCAAGCCAGAGTAG
- the LOC128184887 gene encoding MKI67 FHA domain-interacting nucleolar phosphoprotein-like — MEKEKHVVEGSTQKNLALDPEMQKEFKKNNKKIKAKKVPGKKESGVVYLGHLPHGFYEKQIKQYMSQFGKVKAVKVSRSIKTGKSKGYAFVEFYSDEVAKVVADTMDNYLVFERIVKCQYVPTAKLHPKMMGRRSGVFKPPKAHILARDRHNNKHKEVKQEKTIKRLLKKHKKRSDMLKSLGIDLQMDKLENVLTAGKKILKEKAEEREKAAKLKSNSESSAEKPSTVKKTPKSTIKSKPAGSKSTISPGMNKTPKALKATPVSTKKAKTPKGTPASKKSTEATSTPRNVTTPAKSKSATPVHKLTPMVQKKKKTLSESFNSSRDQSMEVLIEDSEEEEISFKTPPHSVRSSKTPTMTASTKKKRAMSAKENNVTPVGRPQKKRKSVT; from the exons ATGGAGAAAGAAAAACATGTGGTGGAGGGTTCGACACAGAAAAACTTGGCCCTAGACCCCGAGATGCAAAAGGAGTTCAagaagaataacaaaaaaattaaagcaaag AAAGTACCAGGAAAAAAAGAATCAGGAGTAGTGTACCTTGGTCACCTGCCCCATGGgttttatgaaaaacaaatcaaGCAGTACATGTCCCAGTTTGGGAAAGTGAAAGCTGTGAAGGTCTCACGAAGCATTAAG aCAGGAAAAAGCAAAGGATATGCTTTTGTGGAATTTTATTCAGATGAAGTTGCTAAAGTGGTAGCAGACACTATGGACAATTATTTAGTATTTGAAAGAATTGTCAAAT GTCAGTATGTGCCTACCGCAAAACTTCATCCAAAGATGATGGGAAGAAGGAGTGGAGTGTTCAAGCCCCCAAAGGCTCACATCCTGGCCCGGGACAGACACAACAACAAGCATAAGGAGGTCAAACAGGAGAAGACCATCAAAAGACTGCTCAAGAAACACAAAAAGAGAAGTGACATGCTGAAATCTCTTGGAATAGACCTGCAGATGGACAAGCTG gaaaatgttttaactgcaggaaaaaaaattcttaaagaGAAAGCCGAAGAAAGAGAAAAGGCAGCCAAGTTAAAGTCGAACTCAGAATCTTCTGCAGAGAAACCCTCAACAGTAAAAAAAACTCCCAAGTCTACCATCAAATCAAAACCAGCAGGTTCTAAATCAACCATCTCGCCTGGGATGAACAAGACACCAAAGGCACTCAAAGCAACTCCTGTGTCGACGAAAAAGGCAAAGACACCCAAGGGAACTCCTGCCTCAAAGAAATCAACTGAAGCTACATCGACACCAAGAAATGTAACCACACCGGCGAAATCAAAGTCGGCAACCCCTGTACATAAACTCACTCCTATGGttcaaaagaagaagaaaacttTGTCAGAGTCTTTTAACTCCTCGAGGGATCAGAGCATGGAGGTTCTGATAGAGGACAGTGAAGAAGAGGAAATCTCATTTAAAACTCCGCCACACTCCGTTAGGTCGTCAAAGACGCCAACCATGACTGCCTCCACCAAGAAGAAACGCGCCATGTCTGCCAAGGAAAACAATGTCACTCCCGTCGGAAGGCCTCAGAAGAAGAGAAAGAGTGTAACATGA